In Fusobacteriaceae bacterium, a single genomic region encodes these proteins:
- a CDS encoding M20/M25/M40 family metallo-hydrolase gives MDFNALADRYYDEILQTAQDMLRIESVSGNEREMAEYTFRKLEALGYDEVRYDKVGNVIGVMKGSGGGKSTMLNCHLDTVEPGDAARWKYGPFSGEIAEGRLWGRGASDTKATFAIYVWAPYILKKHGLLTKGDLVVAGVVCEETSAFGSTNMAADGFLTDFAVVGEATENDIAIASRGRIVVEVKADGKSCHASIPHTGVNPFAFVGKFIEALEGYPHAEDPLFGKSTITPTKIVSSEQGTNLVPGSVTLSLDYRSVPSETNEAILAKIQALVDKCAVPGVKVGLSVLMVDVTCYNGYQGKGLQGEPSYAIAPDHALVTTAKNALERLYGRPVRTKPWAFATDCGHFSQRGVAVIGFSPAEIKYCHTTEDNMDLGMFRDGIAGMLAILADIGNL, from the coding sequence ATGGACTTTAACGCACTGGCGGACCGGTATTACGACGAAATCCTGCAGACGGCCCAGGACATGCTGAGAATCGAAAGCGTCTCGGGAAATGAGCGGGAAATGGCGGAATACACGTTCCGGAAGCTGGAAGCTTTGGGTTATGACGAAGTCCGCTACGACAAGGTCGGAAACGTCATCGGCGTCATGAAAGGAAGCGGCGGCGGGAAATCCACGATGCTCAACTGCCATTTGGACACCGTCGAGCCCGGGGACGCGGCCCGCTGGAAGTACGGCCCCTTCAGCGGGGAAATCGCCGAAGGCAGGCTCTGGGGCAGAGGGGCCAGCGATACCAAGGCCACGTTCGCCATTTATGTCTGGGCCCCCTATATCTTGAAAAAACACGGTCTCCTGACAAAAGGGGATCTCGTTGTGGCAGGCGTCGTCTGCGAAGAAACCTCGGCCTTCGGATCCACCAATATGGCCGCGGACGGCTTTCTGACGGACTTTGCCGTCGTCGGAGAAGCCACGGAAAATGATATCGCCATTGCCTCCCGGGGCCGGATCGTCGTGGAGGTCAAAGCGGACGGGAAGTCCTGTCACGCCAGTATTCCCCATACAGGCGTCAATCCCTTCGCCTTTGTCGGAAAGTTTATCGAGGCCCTTGAGGGCTATCCCCACGCGGAGGATCCGCTCTTCGGAAAATCCACGATTACGCCCACGAAGATCGTCTCCTCGGAGCAGGGAACGAACCTTGTGCCGGGATCCGTGACGCTGTCCCTCGATTATCGCAGCGTACCATCGGAGACCAATGAGGCCATCCTCGCGAAGATCCAGGCGCTGGTCGACAAATGCGCCGTCCCCGGCGTAAAGGTCGGACTTTCGGTTCTGATGGTCGACGTGACTTGCTACAACGGATACCAAGGGAAGGGCCTGCAGGGGGAACCGTCCTACGCCATCGCGCCGGACCACGCGCTCGTCACGACAGCGAAAAACGCCCTTGAACGGCTGTACGGCAGACCCGTCAGGACAAAACCCTGGGCCTTCGCCACGGACTGCGGCCATTTCAGCCAAAGGGGCGTCGCCGTCATCGGCTTTTCCCCCGCGGAAATCAAATACTGCCACACGACGGAAGACAATATGGATTTGGGGATGTTTCGCGACGGAATCGCGGGGATGCTGGCCATTCTCGCGGACATCGGGAATTTGTGA